A genomic region of Manihot esculenta cultivar AM560-2 chromosome 15, M.esculenta_v8, whole genome shotgun sequence contains the following coding sequences:
- the LOC110601031 gene encoding 30S ribosomal protein S10, chloroplastic — MAVSSITTTLIPSLATSSSFSSKPTTPTKLFAASSSLSVISNSVNVAFSSLKLSPSIPRAFAAPETLDSQDTLDLPPEALDEPDSDTFQIEDSKTPTSPSLSIGADADKMAPKQKIRIKLRSYWVPLIEDSCKQIIDAARNTNANTMGPVPLPTKKRIYCVLKSPHVHKDARFHFEIRTHQRLIDILYPTAQTIDSLMQLDLPAGVDVEVKL; from the exons ATGGCAGTATCTTCAATAACTACGACGCTAATCCCTTCTCTTGCTActtcttcttcattttcctCTAAACCAACAACACCAACCAAACTCTttgctgcttcttcttctttgtctGTAATCTCCAATTCTGTTAATGTTGCCTTTAGCTCCCTAAAGCTGTCGCCTTCAATACCCAGGGCTTTTGCTGCTCCTGAGACTTTGGATTCTCAAGACACTCTAGACCTACCTCCTGAAGCCCTTGATGAACCTGACTCTGATACTTTTCAG ATTGAAGATTCCAAGACACCAACTTCTCCATCACTCAGCATTGGGGCAGATGCAGATAAG ATGGCTCCAAAGCAGAAAATTAGAATTAAGCTGAGGTCTTACTGGGTACCTCTGATCGAGGACTCCTGCAAGCAGATAATAGATGCTGCTAGGAATACCAATGCAAATACCATGGGTCCTGTACCATTACCAACAAAGAAGCGAATCTACTGTGTTCTAAAATCCCCCCATGTCCACAAGGATGCTAGATTCCATTTCGAGATCAGAACCCACCAACGCCTCATAGATATTCTCTACCCAACTGCTCAAACTATTGATTCATTGATGCAACTCGACCTTCCTGCTGGGGTTGATGTGGAGGTTAAGCTCTGA